In the genome of Anabaena cylindrica PCC 7122, the window TTTTCTAGCCACAAAATATCTGTTTAGAGTCAGCGTCATCGTGAATCTACGTTTCTCCTCTTTTTTACTTATGTAAAAAACTACGCCAAAATAGTAGTAGAAGATGGAAACGTTGCTGGGATGCTAAAAAATGAGAAACTAGCTAAAGTAATAGCTGACTGTGGATTTAATGAGTTTAAACATCAGTTAGAATATGAAGCTAAAAAGTTTGGTAGTGAAATAATAATTGCCGATAGATGGTATCCCTCTAGTAAAACTCGTTCTCAATTGTGGATACAAGCAAGAAAAACTTTCTTGATTCCAAAGGACTGACTGCCGTGAAAACTGCGGTTTTGAGATAGATAAGGTTTTTTTCAGTAATTAACCTTATCACTCCTACATCTTCACGCTAGGCGATCGCGTCTAGCTAAGGCGTAAAAGCTTACTGTAGCTTGCTTACCGCAGGGTGGGATAACCGCTTCCATGCTAGGCTCCCGTTAAAGTAAGAAGTAAAGTCTAGATTTATCTAGGTTTTACATAGCAACAAATACAACTCAAGGTCAAGTTAGGAATTGAGGCAACATGGCGGAAATATCTGCAAAACTCGTCCAAGAGCTACGCCAAAAAACCGGTGCTGGCATGATGGACTGCAAAAAAGCTTTGAAAGAAACTGAAGGCAATATAGAAGAAGCCGTAGACTGGCTGCGTAAAAAAGGTATTGCGTCAGCGGGTAAAAAAAGCGATCGCATTGCTGCTGAAGGTCTAGT includes:
- a CDS encoding zinc ribbon domain-containing protein yields the protein MLKNEKLAKVIADCGFNEFKHQLEYEAKKFGSEIIIADRWYPSSKTRSQLWIQARKTFLIPKD